Proteins encoded in a region of the Scomber scombrus chromosome 16, fScoSco1.1, whole genome shotgun sequence genome:
- the ubap2l gene encoding ubiquitin-associated protein 2-like isoform X2, producing the protein MMTSMGGNRARGSWEQTQGQTQSQTQHKQRPQATAEQIRLAQMISDHNDADFEEKVKQLIDITGKDQDESMIALHDCNGDVNRAINVLLEGSPDTDSWEMVGKKKGMSGQKETSQAETGEEGKENREKGGEKDVARRRGGAPRKGRGASRGREFRGQENGLDGGKAGVAGRGAERGRRGRGRGRGAVGASGRRGGRFSAQGMGQIDKGPRYDIAGGERTFNPADYAEPAQTEENYGGGSTWNNTGSTEMEEGARLEYSAGEGTNYPPKFDSAPGAWRTATEEWGTEDWNEDLSETKIFTASSVASMPLPQENVTITKGQRIDLAVLLGKTPPSSSSETENPPMEGTQPPSLSQSLVFSNSKQGVPLSQTSSGTPYTQHSMVSMLSKGFGDVGDPKGGTTGTTGSQFLEQYKTAQALAQLAAQHSQPGPPNTAPSSWDTSGTSLGQYDMKTQPESAVHTPFTKRQPYQAATSTSSMLDVFLQDKGLPPSSSSASSLPQQTTSSPHVVPPPASSLPKMVAIPSLGQQVSPSSSDAQGSSPLPLQQHKLKQQKKRTSITTKIPAMAVEMPGSTDISGLNLQFGALQFGSEPVLPEYESTPATTTPVNQVQNSLYTSPSSQMDLYDQRPSQTRRYPPSVSSSPQKDMQSKNGFSSIQATQSVEAAAGSAVSVKPASDSVTQATVSSMGTLTDSGPTSLLTASNQTSHSALGHSEDMPPSSIPPPQHNNSLPSQQNSHAPSSVRTSNSSLLHPSVDGDSSLHSSSFPSSVSAVASSSVPSSSSSAAAAQVSLGAPQAPSVGSATVSSGLGPVSSLAMGLNTASMGAPAAAATVSVSSNASTIPSSASSLSTRSSAASSGKAPPNLPPGVPPLLPNPYIMAPGLLHAYPPQVYGYDDLQMLQTRIPLDYYSIPFATPTTALTGREGSLTNNPYSGDLSKFGRGDASSPSPATTLAQTQQNQTQTHHTTQQPFLNPALPPGYSYTSLPYYTGMPGLPNTFQYGPAVFPVAPTSSKQHGVNVGVNASATPFQQASGYGSHGYSTGYEDVGQASGSGDFCKGGYGTAVAAARFCTNKPASSVTGPGVGVSVTSSNTGVPDISGSVYTKTQSFEKQGFHAGTPTASFSLPSALGSGGPINPPAAAGYAPAPFMHILAPHQQPHSQILHHHLQQDGQSGTGQRSQNASIQQKSQINKSAYNSYNWGAN; encoded by the exons atgatgACGTCCATGGGCGGGAACCGAGCCCGGGGCAGCTGGGAGCAGACACAGGGCCAGACACAGAGCCAGACACAGCACAAGCAGAGGCCTCAG GCTACCGCAGAGCAGATCCGACTCGCGCAGATGATTTCAGACCACAATGATGCAGACTTTGAAGAGAAGGTCAAACAG CTGATTGACATCACAGGCAAGGACCAGGACGAGTCCATGATCGCACTGCACGATTGCAACGGGGATGTCAACAGAGCCATTAACGTGTTGCTGGAGGGTAGCCCAGACACT GACTCTTGGGAGATGGTGGGGAAGAAGAAAGGCATGTCAGGCCAGAAGGAGACTAGCCAGGCAGAGACCGgcgaggaaggaaaagagaacagggagaaaggaggagagaaagatgtAGCACGTCGTCGAGGTGGAGCTCCACGCAAGGGCCGTGGAGCCAGCAGGGGACgagagt TTCGTGGTCAGGAGAATGGCTTGGATGGAGGCAAGGCTGGAGTTGCCGGAAGAGGTGCAGAGCGAGGCCGAAGGGGACGGGGCAGAGGAAGAGGGGCTGTTG GAGCATCTGGACGGCGAGGAGGCAGATTTTCAGCGCAGGGCATGGG CCAGATTGATAAGGGGCCCAGATATGATATTGCAGGAGGTGAGAG AACATTCAACCCCGCTGACTACGCTGAGCCAGCCCAGACAGAAGAAAACTATGGAGGGGGCAGCACCTGGAACAACACAGGAAGCacggagatggaggaaggagctA GGTTGGAGTACTCTGCAGGAGAGGGAACAAATTACCCGCCCAAGTTCGACTCTGCTCCTG GTGCTTGGAGGACTGCCACAGAGGAATGGGGCACTGAGGACTGGAATGAGGAT CTTTCAGAGACCAAGATATTCACGGCTTCCAGTGTGGCGTCCATGCCTCTGCCTCAAGAGAATGTCACCATCACCAAAGGACAGAG GATTGATCTTGCTGTGCTCCTGGGGAAGactcctccgtcctcctcctcAGAGACAGAGAATCCCCCCATGGAGGGTACCCAGCCCCCCTCCTTGTCCCAGTCACTGGTTTTCAGCAACTCCAAGCAAGGAGTACCACTCTCCCAAACATCCTCTGGCACCCCTTACACCCAGCACAGCATG GTCAGCATGCTGAGCAAGGGTTTCGGAGATGTGGGGGACCCTAAAGGAGGTACCACAGGGACCACTGGCTCTCAGTTCCTGGAGCAGTATAAAACAGCCCAGGCACTGGCTCAGCTGGCTGCCCAGCACTCCCAGCCTGGACCTCCCAACACAGCCCCTTCATCCTGGGACACCAGTGGCACCTCACTGGGACAATATG ATATGAAGACTCAGCCAGAGTCCGCGGTCCACACACCCTTTACGAAGCGTCAGCCCTACCAGGCTGCCACCTCAACCTCGTCCATGTTGGATGTTTTCCTGCAGGACAAAGGCctgcctccttcctcctcttcggCCTCTTCCTTGCCCCAACAAACAACATCCTCACCCCATGTGGTGCCTCCgcctgcttcctcccttcccaaAATGGTGGCAATCCCATCTTTAGGGCAGCAAGTTTCCCCAAGTTCCTCAGATGCCCAGGGCTCCAGTCCACTGCCTTTGCAGCAACACAAACttaaacagcagaagaagagaacCTCGATTACAACAAAG ATTCCAGCAATGGCGGTGGAGATGCCTGGCTCAACAGACATATCTGGCCTAAATCTTCAGTTTGGAGCGCTGCAGTTTGGGTCAGAACCAGTGCTACCAGAGTACGAGTCCACCCCAGCCACCACAACACCAGTCAACCAGGTCCAGAACAGTCTCTACACAAGCCCCAGCAG CCAGATGGACCTGTATGATCAAAGACCATCTCAGACACGGCGCTACCCTCCTTCAGTCTCCTCCTCCCCACAGAAGGATATGCAGTCCAAG AATGGCTTCAGTTCAATACAAGCAACGCAGTCTGTGGAAG ctgcagcaggctcTGCAGTATCGGTCAAGCCGGCTTCTGATTCGGTCACGCAGGCAACAGTCTCCAGCATGGGCACTTTGACAGACAGCGGCCCCACCTCCTTGTTGACCGCATCCAATCAGACATCCCACAGTGCTCTGGGGCACAGTGAAGACATGCCACCAAGCAGCATCCCCCCTCCTCAACACAACAA CTCTCTCCCATCACAACAGAACAGCCATGCTCCATCTTCAGTTCGGACATCCAACTCAAGCCTACTG CACCCCAGCGTAGACGGTGACTCAAGCCTgcactcctcctccttcccatcctctgtctctgctgtggcGTCTTCATCAgtcccttcctcttcttcctcggctgctgctgcacaggtGTCCTTAGGGGCCCCTCAGGCCCCCTCGGTAGGGTCCGCCACGGTATCCTCTGGCCTTGGCCCCGTCAGCAGTCTGGCCATGGGCCTCAACACCGCCTCCATGGGCGCCCCAGCTGCTGCCGCCACTGTTTCAGTCTCCTCCAATGCTTCGACCATTCCCTCTTCAGCTAGTTCCTTATCCACACGCAGCTCTGCAGCATCCTCag GGAAAGCACCTCCAAACCTGCCACCCGGAGTGCCCCCTCTACTGCCCAACCCATACATCATGGCCCCTGGACTACTGCACGCCTACCCA CCTCAGGTGTACGGCTATGATGACCTACAGATGCTGCAGACAAGAATACCGCTG GATTATTACAGCATCCCCTTTGCGACCCCCACAACAGCACTGACTGGGAGAGAGGGCAGCCTGACAAACAACCCTTATTCTG GCGACTTATCAAAGTTTGGTCGAGGTGATGCATCATCCCCGTCTCCAGCCACCACATTAGCTCAGACACAACAAAATCAGACCCAAACGCATCACACCACTCAGCAGCCCTTCCTCAACCCCGCACTGCCGCCTGGCTACAGCTACACGAGCCTCCCATACTACACTGGCATGCCAGGCCTGCCTAATACCTTCCAGTACGGTCCTGCTGTGTTTCCG GTGGCTCCTACCTCGTCAAAGCAGCATGGTGTGAATGTTGGCGTCAATGCATCAGCCACACCCTTCCAGCAGGCTAGTGGCTATGGTTCCCATGGATACAGCACTG GCTATGAGGATGTGGGCCAGGCTTCAGGGAGTGGGGATTTCTGTAAGGGCGGATACGGCACTGCCGTGGCCGCTGCCCGCTTCTGCACAAACAAGCCAGCCAGCTCTGTCACCGGGCCTGGAGTCG GAGTCTCTGTGACGTCAAGCAACACGGGGGTACCTGATATTTCAGGGTCTGTTTACACAAAGACGCAG TCGTTTGAGAAGCAGGGTTTCCACGCCGGCACGCCAACAGCTTCGTTCAGCCTTCCCTCGGCTCTAGGGAGCGGGGGACCCATCAACCCCCCGGCTGCTGCAGGTTACGCCCCGGCCCCCTTCATGCACATCCTGGCACCACACCAACAACCCCACTCTCAAATTCTGCACCACCACCTGCAGCAGGACGGACAG AGCGGCACTGGACAGCGCAGCCAGAACGCCTCCATTCAGCAGAAATCTCAGATCAACAAGTCGGCATACAACAGCTACAACTGGGGGGCGAACTAA
- the ubap2l gene encoding ubiquitin-associated protein 2-like isoform X5 — MMTSMGGNRARGSWEQTQGQTQSQTQHKQRPQATAEQIRLAQMISDHNDADFEEKVKQLIDITGKDQDESMIALHDCNGDVNRAINVLLEGSPDTDSWEMVGKKKGMSGQKETSQAETGEEGKENREKGGEKDVARRRGGAPRKGRGASRGREFRGQENGLDGGKAGVAGRGAERGRRGRGRGRGAVGASGRRGGRFSAQGMGTFNPADYAEPAQTEENYGGGSTWNNTGSTEMEEGARLEYSAGEGTNYPPKFDSAPGAWRTATEEWGTEDWNEDLSETKIFTASSVASMPLPQENVTITKGQRIDLAVLLGKTPPSSSSETENPPMEGTQPPSLSQSLVFSNSKQGVPLSQTSSGTPYTQHSMVSMLSKGFGDVGDPKGGTTGTTGSQFLEQYKTAQALAQLAAQHSQPGPPNTAPSSWDTSGTSLGQYDMKTQPESAVHTPFTKRQPYQAATSTSSMLDVFLQDKGLPPSSSSASSLPQQTTSSPHVVPPPASSLPKMVAIPSLGQQVSPSSSDAQGSSPLPLQQHKLKQQKKRTSITTKIPAMAVEMPGSTDISGLNLQFGALQFGSEPVLPEYESTPATTTPVNQVQNSLYTSPSSESTPALSNSSQMDLYDQRPSQTRRYPPSVSSSPQKDMQSKNGFSSIQATQSVEAAAGSAVSVKPASDSVTQATVSSMGTLTDSGPTSLLTASNQTSHSALGHSEDMPPSSIPPPQHNNSLPSQQNSHAPSSVRTSNSSLLHPSVDGDSSLHSSSFPSSVSAVASSSVPSSSSSAAAAQVSLGAPQAPSVGSATVSSGLGPVSSLAMGLNTASMGAPAAAATVSVSSNASTIPSSASSLSTRSSAASSGKAPPNLPPGVPPLLPNPYIMAPGLLHAYPPQVYGYDDLQMLQTRIPLDYYSIPFATPTTALTGREGSLTNNPYSGDLSKFGRGDASSPSPATTLAQTQQNQTQTHHTTQQPFLNPALPPGYSYTSLPYYTGMPGLPNTFQYGPAVFPVAPTSSKQHGVNVGVNASATPFQQASGYGSHGYSTGVSVTSSNTGVPDISGSVYTKTQSFEKQGFHAGTPTASFSLPSALGSGGPINPPAAAGYAPAPFMHILAPHQQPHSQILHHHLQQDGQSGTGQRSQNASIQQKSQINKSAYNSYNWGAN; from the exons atgatgACGTCCATGGGCGGGAACCGAGCCCGGGGCAGCTGGGAGCAGACACAGGGCCAGACACAGAGCCAGACACAGCACAAGCAGAGGCCTCAG GCTACCGCAGAGCAGATCCGACTCGCGCAGATGATTTCAGACCACAATGATGCAGACTTTGAAGAGAAGGTCAAACAG CTGATTGACATCACAGGCAAGGACCAGGACGAGTCCATGATCGCACTGCACGATTGCAACGGGGATGTCAACAGAGCCATTAACGTGTTGCTGGAGGGTAGCCCAGACACT GACTCTTGGGAGATGGTGGGGAAGAAGAAAGGCATGTCAGGCCAGAAGGAGACTAGCCAGGCAGAGACCGgcgaggaaggaaaagagaacagggagaaaggaggagagaaagatgtAGCACGTCGTCGAGGTGGAGCTCCACGCAAGGGCCGTGGAGCCAGCAGGGGACgagagt TTCGTGGTCAGGAGAATGGCTTGGATGGAGGCAAGGCTGGAGTTGCCGGAAGAGGTGCAGAGCGAGGCCGAAGGGGACGGGGCAGAGGAAGAGGGGCTGTTG GAGCATCTGGACGGCGAGGAGGCAGATTTTCAGCGCAGGGCATGGG AACATTCAACCCCGCTGACTACGCTGAGCCAGCCCAGACAGAAGAAAACTATGGAGGGGGCAGCACCTGGAACAACACAGGAAGCacggagatggaggaaggagctA GGTTGGAGTACTCTGCAGGAGAGGGAACAAATTACCCGCCCAAGTTCGACTCTGCTCCTG GTGCTTGGAGGACTGCCACAGAGGAATGGGGCACTGAGGACTGGAATGAGGAT CTTTCAGAGACCAAGATATTCACGGCTTCCAGTGTGGCGTCCATGCCTCTGCCTCAAGAGAATGTCACCATCACCAAAGGACAGAG GATTGATCTTGCTGTGCTCCTGGGGAAGactcctccgtcctcctcctcAGAGACAGAGAATCCCCCCATGGAGGGTACCCAGCCCCCCTCCTTGTCCCAGTCACTGGTTTTCAGCAACTCCAAGCAAGGAGTACCACTCTCCCAAACATCCTCTGGCACCCCTTACACCCAGCACAGCATG GTCAGCATGCTGAGCAAGGGTTTCGGAGATGTGGGGGACCCTAAAGGAGGTACCACAGGGACCACTGGCTCTCAGTTCCTGGAGCAGTATAAAACAGCCCAGGCACTGGCTCAGCTGGCTGCCCAGCACTCCCAGCCTGGACCTCCCAACACAGCCCCTTCATCCTGGGACACCAGTGGCACCTCACTGGGACAATATG ATATGAAGACTCAGCCAGAGTCCGCGGTCCACACACCCTTTACGAAGCGTCAGCCCTACCAGGCTGCCACCTCAACCTCGTCCATGTTGGATGTTTTCCTGCAGGACAAAGGCctgcctccttcctcctcttcggCCTCTTCCTTGCCCCAACAAACAACATCCTCACCCCATGTGGTGCCTCCgcctgcttcctcccttcccaaAATGGTGGCAATCCCATCTTTAGGGCAGCAAGTTTCCCCAAGTTCCTCAGATGCCCAGGGCTCCAGTCCACTGCCTTTGCAGCAACACAAACttaaacagcagaagaagagaacCTCGATTACAACAAAG ATTCCAGCAATGGCGGTGGAGATGCCTGGCTCAACAGACATATCTGGCCTAAATCTTCAGTTTGGAGCGCTGCAGTTTGGGTCAGAACCAGTGCTACCAGAGTACGAGTCCACCCCAGCCACCACAACACCAGTCAACCAGGTCCAGAACAGTCTCTACACAAGCCCCAGCAG TGAGTCAACTCCAGCTCTTTCCAACTCCAGCCAGATGGACCTGTATGATCAAAGACCATCTCAGACACGGCGCTACCCTCCTTCAGTCTCCTCCTCCCCACAGAAGGATATGCAGTCCAAG AATGGCTTCAGTTCAATACAAGCAACGCAGTCTGTGGAAG ctgcagcaggctcTGCAGTATCGGTCAAGCCGGCTTCTGATTCGGTCACGCAGGCAACAGTCTCCAGCATGGGCACTTTGACAGACAGCGGCCCCACCTCCTTGTTGACCGCATCCAATCAGACATCCCACAGTGCTCTGGGGCACAGTGAAGACATGCCACCAAGCAGCATCCCCCCTCCTCAACACAACAA CTCTCTCCCATCACAACAGAACAGCCATGCTCCATCTTCAGTTCGGACATCCAACTCAAGCCTACTG CACCCCAGCGTAGACGGTGACTCAAGCCTgcactcctcctccttcccatcctctgtctctgctgtggcGTCTTCATCAgtcccttcctcttcttcctcggctgctgctgcacaggtGTCCTTAGGGGCCCCTCAGGCCCCCTCGGTAGGGTCCGCCACGGTATCCTCTGGCCTTGGCCCCGTCAGCAGTCTGGCCATGGGCCTCAACACCGCCTCCATGGGCGCCCCAGCTGCTGCCGCCACTGTTTCAGTCTCCTCCAATGCTTCGACCATTCCCTCTTCAGCTAGTTCCTTATCCACACGCAGCTCTGCAGCATCCTCag GGAAAGCACCTCCAAACCTGCCACCCGGAGTGCCCCCTCTACTGCCCAACCCATACATCATGGCCCCTGGACTACTGCACGCCTACCCA CCTCAGGTGTACGGCTATGATGACCTACAGATGCTGCAGACAAGAATACCGCTG GATTATTACAGCATCCCCTTTGCGACCCCCACAACAGCACTGACTGGGAGAGAGGGCAGCCTGACAAACAACCCTTATTCTG GCGACTTATCAAAGTTTGGTCGAGGTGATGCATCATCCCCGTCTCCAGCCACCACATTAGCTCAGACACAACAAAATCAGACCCAAACGCATCACACCACTCAGCAGCCCTTCCTCAACCCCGCACTGCCGCCTGGCTACAGCTACACGAGCCTCCCATACTACACTGGCATGCCAGGCCTGCCTAATACCTTCCAGTACGGTCCTGCTGTGTTTCCG GTGGCTCCTACCTCGTCAAAGCAGCATGGTGTGAATGTTGGCGTCAATGCATCAGCCACACCCTTCCAGCAGGCTAGTGGCTATGGTTCCCATGGATACAGCACTG GAGTCTCTGTGACGTCAAGCAACACGGGGGTACCTGATATTTCAGGGTCTGTTTACACAAAGACGCAG TCGTTTGAGAAGCAGGGTTTCCACGCCGGCACGCCAACAGCTTCGTTCAGCCTTCCCTCGGCTCTAGGGAGCGGGGGACCCATCAACCCCCCGGCTGCTGCAGGTTACGCCCCGGCCCCCTTCATGCACATCCTGGCACCACACCAACAACCCCACTCTCAAATTCTGCACCACCACCTGCAGCAGGACGGACAG AGCGGCACTGGACAGCGCAGCCAGAACGCCTCCATTCAGCAGAAATCTCAGATCAACAAGTCGGCATACAACAGCTACAACTGGGGGGCGAACTAA